The sequence CTGAGGCAAACAGAATTGTTTCCCTTCTGCTGGATATCTTGCAGTCAGCTAATACTCTTCGTGGTTCCTTTGTAATTGCTGTTATTAACTGGTGAGTCTTTCACCTTTTTTTACATTATTTTCAATTCTCACATTGACATCCCCGGCCCATATGCAAGGGATGTGGAGTTCTGATGCTAATGGTGAGACACATCATGTTTCCAATCAAATTGTGAAATACATATCACAGAACATTCAGGACAACGGCGGGCTCCTAGGTTTCTAGGCACCCACCTAGGCATCAACCTAGGTGCCTGGGTGGCTGCCTTGCTCAAAGACCTGCCTGCACCAACCTTGTTCTGCATCAGTTAGACTGGTATACAATATTATTAGCTCGAAGTCCTTAGGGTCATTTATCGTCTGGTCATGCTGTTAACAAAGGTTTTATGTCTTTTAGTTTCTCTAATTAAGACCAGATTTTCATCATGATTCTGTTTGTTGCAGCCATAATTGATATGCACTTGTGGGAGCTTGAATTCTGGCGAATACTCTATTAAATGTTAGTTGTTTGATTTGTAGTTTTGTTCTAGATCATAGCCCCTTGTTTGCAAAACCTAACTCATCAGAAACTTGTCTAATTTCATTTCCACGTCGCATGTTATGCATACATCCTGAACTGGTTCTTTATTGTCTTTGATCCAAGTCTGTGTTCTGTCTGGTACAATATGCTTTCTGATTATCTTTAGCTTATGGAGATTTTCATAATTGTAACCTGCATTTTAAGTTTGCCTTTCTTGCATCCACttaattattgattttgcttttttttttgttggtggaATGATACACATTTAAGGATCCCCGGATGATGTTGCCTCCAAGACTAAGCACGAGTTGGGGAATAGACATTTAGCAGACACTATATACACATTTATTAAACATCCAATACACATGGTCCGAATATCTGATGCACATTGTTGAGACTACCTCCTGCTGCTTACATCTAGGGGAAAAATCATTGGGGACCCCTAAATGGGTATTGATttgcaaaagaaaattaatgtTAACCTTTCTTGCAGAATCGGTAAGTAAGTGGACTTTGCAAAATCCGCTAAAGGTGATGGTAGATCCGTATAGTGGTTTggtttatctttattttggtgTACACATTAGCTTTTCATTGCACCATTGTTTCATTAGTTTTATGAGACTATGAATATGTATAAGATCTGTTTAGTGTTTGGTTTATCTTTACCTTGGTGTGCACATTAGCTTTTCATTGAAACTATTGTTTCTTGTAGTTTTATGGGACTGTGAATATGTATAACAGCAATGTGTCTCCACCTGAATATCTCTTTTTTCATTAACATTGCTCCTGTGATTTTCAGTCTTGCAGCTACTGCAAAGAGCAGACCAGTCCACTACAACTTGATTTTGTCGGCATTGCTTGGTTTTGACCCTGATTTTGAAACACTAAAGGAAGGTCATGCTGCAAGCATCCGGTATTCTTTGAGGACTGCCTTTTTAGGATTTCTACGGTCTAACCATCCATCTATTATTGAGGTAAACTTCTTTGCTCCTCCCTAAGATGTTCCTATAATCTGTTATTCCTTTACTAACCAGAAGCATCAGTCTACATTGTCGTATACATAGCCATCCATGCAATCATTAGAAGAAATTGGAGAATGTGCTtgtattttttgttatttcaaGAGTTCTTATCTGATATATTGGATTTTAGGAGTCTATTGTTATGTTTTTTACATGCGCAATACAGTCTTTGTTGTTATTAGTGTAGAATGTCATTGCTCATCTGATCATAAAATGTACCCTATCTCTGGCCAAGTTACAGTTTATAACCCTATATTTTGGAGTTCACACTCCCATATTTATGCAATGTGTTATTTCTTTTCCCCCCAGAAGTAATGATTGCAAGCGTGCCATATTAGATGAGTGGGTCAATTATTTGCTCTGTTTGACTATACATTACGCTGTAGATTTAAAGTATCCAAGTCCCTTCTTTGGTGGTATTTTTAAAATCATGTAATGAATTTTCTACAAGTGTGACTGATGGTGGTGGTTGAGGGGCACTAGGTTTGTGATTTGGGAGGCCCTGACTCTCAACTCAATGCTGTTGAAGGTAGTCAGATTTACAATACCTCAATGATTGCAAGCGTGCCATATTAGATGAGTGGGTCAATTATTTACTCTGTTTGACTATACATTACGCTGTAGATTTAAAGTATCCAAGTCCCTTCTTTGGTGGTACTTTTAAAATCATGTAATGAATTTTCTACAAGTGTGACTGATGGTGGTGGTTGAGGGGCGCTAGGTTTGTGATTAGGGAGGCCCTGACTCTCAACTCAATGCTGTTGAAGGTAGTCAGATTTACAATACCTCCATCCCTGGAGTTGAGCTGAGGGAAGCATGGGCGGGCTTGAGTTATGCGAGACTCATTTTGAGGGCGGAATCTATCCATTCGGAGGGTGATTCAGCTATAGTGATTGATTGGATTGAGAGGCAGTTTGGGGTAGCAAATAGACACCCTCTACTCCAGGACATTTGGCAACTTGGGAGGAATTGTGTCACATTCCGGGCTAGTCATGTCTACCCTGAGGCTAACAGGGTTGCGGACTGGGTTGCCTCTTTTGTGGCGGAGCATTCTGGCGATGTGTTGTGGGCTAATTATGTGATTGTGCTGTCCCCCTTCTGTGatatttattttctgattttattggacgTAGTATTCATACTAGATTAGTGTGACTCGTCCAgcctataaaagaaaaaagaatagtgCTTTATTTTATGGCATTATTCTTTCAGATGTCTTCTCAATGGAGGACAAATTCCTCTCATCTATCCTACCTATTCTATGAAGAGTTCATCCATGATCATAGAGTAATTTTAACTTCGGGTCTGTGTTTGAGCTCATACCTGTTTAGTTAATTAAGATGGCATTTTATTTGTTCTTCAGTCTGTATTTGTTTTCTTCTGTAGCCCATGCAAGAATTGTTCTATTGACTGATTTATTCAAACAAATATTGACAACAATAGGCATACTTCTTTAGATAACacaaatattttctacattaataACAGATACAACCATGCAGTTCAGAATATTTGGAAAATGAAAAGGAAGAATAAAGAATTTTTAAGACGATAATCAATGGCTAATTTTTAAAACTTGAATCCTATGGGCAAGATTAGTATTTGCTTGTACTTGGTCTGTGCTTCAGCATTTTGGAAGTTGATGAACAAATTTTGATCTCTATAACAATATAAGAGAGTGATCATGCTTTATTTGGACCTTAGttaattttttgtttgaatttaGAGCTTAAAATGGATTTGCACATCTGATTCCTGACATGCTTGGTAGAATTTAATCAGTATTGCAGAAGTAAATCAGTATAGGTTCTATTGTTGACATAATTTAAAATCTTATCAAGTTCTGTTCAATATAGTAGATCTGGTAGTTGGCATGCCATCTATTCTTTTTACTTGGTTGAGATACAAAGCATAGTTTAGTGTCATAGTAGACAAGATTGTGGTGGTGTGAACAACCACCACATTATTAGTCAAAAAGCAGAAGGCCATACCAATCTTTTGCATTGTTGTGCTATCATTATTGGTGATTTAGAGATAAGTATTAGCATATAGTACAAGATGCATGCCTCAGAACATGATCCTATGTAATCTAACCAAAATTGTATAAACACTTAGTCTGAACTGGCAGCGATGGAAATCTATGGGTTCAATCTACAGCCGTCTTTGCATCATCCTTTTCCTTTGACATCTTGTATCTCCCCTTAAACTTTAACGAGTTACTTGAGAACAAGAAGCAGCAAGGACTCAAGTACCGTCTGTACCGAACCAGACTGGTCATGGATTGGCACTTGGGATGCTCCAAGGTGCTTGGTTTTGAGTGAACTAGGCTGAACCGAGAGGCACTGCTTGGTGGTATGTGGTACTTACCAGCATGCATATCTGAACTCCCGATCGCATTTAATCTGAACTctgttttttaatataaaaacctGAGATCTGTTTTAGACTTTTTATTTAGAGACATTTATCTATTTATATTTTGATATCTCTGATATTTTTTAcaaaataaattctttgatATCTATATTCTTTTATCAATTTTGCCCGGCAAAATTTTGATGATTGATTGGGGTGTATTGGTGGCTGCCTTTTCCGCTAGAACAAAAAacttgatatattttttttgaattttggtagCTTCAAGAGGCAAGGAGAAGATTGGAGGCTATATATTAGTcatttattatttataatttGATATCCTGCTGTCATGCATTATCATAATAGTGCTGATAATAGGAAAAAAACTCTAAGGAAAGTGTTAGATACTTTAGTGTTATTTCTTTGATATATATTTGCATGTTTTATACAAATTTTAATTTGATTATTTAAGATTAATATATTTATGACATCATGCTGATATCATGGTTCAATCTCAGTTGACCTGAGTCTGAATCAGTGACTTGTAATCTGGATTGATCAAAACCATCCTGGTTCTAAAGCATTGCTGACAAGGGAATTTGTTAAGCTTGAAGTGGAAATGGATGCACATGCTGACAGGTTCCAGTGGCAAAGAAGAATGCCTAAGCCAACATAAAGAAGTTGGAATAAAAcatatttttcagttttttgaTATTCTGCTTAGTTCTTGTTGAAATATCACCTTTTCTACATCTATATATCTTATGGAATATGGTGTCCTCTGCTTTACCCATATGAAGGTTTTCAACATATCAAATTCCCTCTTGGCTAGAATGCATATCTTTTTAGTTAGAActacaatttaactaatttcttTTTTAGTAATTCAAATTTAGTTGTTTTCAGTGTGGTATGTATATCATAATTCCTTGGAACTACTTTGTTATGTTATCCAGgacttttgtttatattttttttctgtgCTTGATTATAATAATTGTGGCACTCCAAATGGGGAATTGGCTTAAGAAATAAATTCTTAGAATCTTGCATTTCGTCACATGCATGGACcatcattttattttatgttaaatCCTAGTAATCATATTCTGAATTCAGCTACTAACAGctgttttccttttttaattCAGTCAAGAGACAAGTTAGTAAGGGCCTTGCGAGCAATAAACCCTGGGGAAGCAACTGATCAAATTATACGTCAAGTAGAGAAAATGTCCAGAAGTACCGAACGCATATCTCGTGATAGTCGTGCTAGCAAAGTgagtttttatatatttttctcaattaagtttcTTACCACAAAGGCCAGTTATTTCATCGTCTCTAAACTTGCATGGTCTCAATCAGTCCTTGTCTCATGTCACCAGGATGATCCTCCATCCGGCCAGATATCTGTGTGTGACGATCTGATGAGGAAGAGGCCTGCATCACAACCTAGTGCAAATCCTGCTATTTCTGATGAAATGGCTGCCAAGAGAACAAGACTGAACACAGCTACCATCCCAACTCCGCCAGCTCAAACTGCTTGTGATTTACAGATTGATGATGATGGTGCTGTGAATGATCTTTCTTCTAATGCATCTCTGATGGATAATGATTTGACTCCAGTTGAAAAGATGATTGCCATGATTGGTGCTCTACTGGCAGAAGGAGAAAGGGGTGTTGAGTCACTTGAGCTCCTCATCTCGACTATGCAGGCGGACCTTTTGGCTGATATAGTAATAGAAACTATGAAACATCTACCGACGAACCCATTAGACTTATCTGATAGGCATAGTAACCTGCAAACAAATCCGCAGAGACCTTCCTCCAGTTTCTCATCACAAATTGTGTCAACTACCTCGGCCACAATTTTTGTCCCATCTTCTGCAGCATCTTCCCAACTTGCATCAACTGCAGTTGCTTCTAGTGGAATCAGCACGCCGACATCTGATGCGTCTTCCCTCCCTAATCTTCTTCCCGACTTTAAGCGTGATCCACGAAGGGTATAGTTTTTAAAATTACTTGTGGAGCATAGATATCTctatctgattttacatttttttaatatatatatatattattttagcaTCAGGTATTATATTGTATGATACTCTAATTGACACTAACATACTCTAGCTTCAGGATCCTCGTCGACTTGATCCACGCCGTGCAGTGGCATCTGTTAGTTCACACTCCGAACCTTTGAACTTGGATAATATCGACATGCAGCCTGGGCTGCATCATTCATTAAGTAAACATCTTCATGCTTCGGACGTCATCAAAGTTGAAACTCCTCCTGTATCATTGATTTCCAAGAGTGAAACTGAGCTCTATGAAAGTTCAACTGATCCTGTGATTGACCACTTAGCTTCAAAAGAAAAGTTAGATGTTCTAGATGATCCAATGGAACCAGAGCCATCTTTAAATGTTTCTGCCCCATCCAACTCAGAACTTTCTCCTGTACATGCTTTTGACCCAGAGCTGGCAGCATCCACATCGTCTGACATTACTGCAAATGAAGATGTTGATGGTAACATGCCAGAATGTGATCAATATTCATCACCTCTCTCGGCAATGTCGGTCATTGAAGATAACTCTCATGATTTGCCTGCACTTCCACTTCACATTGAATTGATGGATGAGCAGAAGAGGACACAGCAAAAGTTAGCAGTTACACGGATTATTGAAGATTACAAGCAAATACGAGCTACAGGCTCTGGTCAGGCATGCCTTCCATTACTTGCTCGTTTGGTGCTGCAGGTAGTCATTATTTCTTTATCTTATACATGTGCATACAACATGTAGGAATGTTCGCTCCCTGATGCTTCTCTTTTTGGCTGTCTCACAAGTGACAATTGAATTTGCCATCATAAGTAGAATTTACAGCCAGATAGTATATTGCAAATACTGCTTATAATACTAGCCAAACGTTTCAGGACTAATTTAGACATTTTCTTGGGGTGTTAAACTGGATTTCTAAATTTCCTTTTTCAGTATTGAGCAACGGAGCCTCGTGAAAAAACCATATATCTGTGTTATATTCTCGTACTTACTTtgtcaaaaattcaaaagcatGGAAAACTGGTTGGTTAAATCATCATCTTGGCAAGCTTTTCTTATCTATTCATGAAAGGGATATATGTTCAACTCGTTAGTCCTTTCATTGGTTTCTACTTTACATCTGTTTAGCTATATTATagccatttattttattttattttatttttatgccaTCGTCTGCTTATAATGATTCACTAGTGTTTTTCTTGAGATTGGTTATATGAGGTGGAAATGGCAATATAAAGTTCTTCTAGTTGATGTCACTTGAAATACTTGATTTGGTGTATTCCTTCTTGTTTCTCCATTTTAACTTAATCTTTCCCCATTGACAGGCTAATGCTGATGATGACATCATCAAATTGTTACAAAAGCATATTATTTCAGACTATCATCTTCAGAAGGTACTCTCATTAGGATGGCAGAGTGTCATTAATGttacctttttttatttttcattacaTGTCCATATATTATTTTTGTGGTTGCTAATTATTCGATAATTGGGTATTCATAAAAGATCATGTTGCCCAATGTGGTAAAGTGATGATTGGTTCCCCCCTGAAAttctcttttccttcctctCCTGGGTTTTTTGAGTTTAGTTCACATTTTAGATTCTTGTTTAATGTTTTAATTCAATGCTtgttctaatgtttttaaattCTTCTTTTGCCTCCAATTTACGTAGCTTGCTGATAAAGGAAGAATAATCTTGATGTTTGACCTTGAATCAAAATCTGTGTTGGTGACCTATAACACTGATCTTATGCTTTGCCCCTGCTCTTCTCCTACAAATTTACTGTCTCCTGTTCTCCACTGcacctttattttttatttactgtctttttttttatgcataGGTTCCATTGCATACCTTTAACTATTTCAGTTTATGCTGATTTTAATAGTTGACTAAAATAATATGCTTTCCTATACTATGTGTTACTGATACTTTTTATAGCTTTATAATTGACATGCTTTGTTCTAGCATTCAGTAATAAATTGAAGCTCACTTCTTGAAATAAATCTGAACTTTTTTTTGATGGATATATGAATGTCTAATTATGCAATTGTTGATGCGGAACAAGGACTTTATTATGCCAGGTATGTTTAAAGATTGCTGTGCTTTTCATATGTATTGCAATCGGGAGTAAAATCTGCAGTCTTACATAATGTATGGTATTACAACATTCACAATCATAACTCAACTGCTTTGTTTTTCCCAGGGCCATGAGCTTGCTATGCATGTCCTTTATCACCTACACACAGTCATAATCTCTGATCTAGATGAGAGTTCTTCCTCTGCTACTAGTAGTTATGAGAAGTTTCTTTTAGCAGTTGTAAGTATTGTTTATTTTCACATGTTTGTTGAATTTGTGTCTGTAAAATGTCATGgaggttctttttttttgggatgtGGAGCAGGCAAAGGCATTGCTTGATTCCCTGCCAGCTTCAGACAAATCATTTAGTAAACTTCTGGCTGAAGCTCCATTTTTGCCCAACTCTACGTTGAAGTTGTTAGAAGATCTTTGTCATTCACATGGTTACAGTCACCTTGGAAAAGATACTTGTGATGCTGATCGTGTTACTCAAGGCCTTGGTGCTGTGTGGAGCCTCATTCTGGGTCGTCCTCCAAGCCGACAAGCTTGCTTGGATATTGCTTTAAAGGTTTATTGTTCTGTCCATGAGAATTAGTCTAGTCTCGTCTCCAACATACACAAATTGTTAAAGATATTGACTATTTCAGTTAAACAATGTATGGACTTCTTGTCTATAGATATACAAAGTGCCATCATTTAAATTTTGGGAAGAATTTAAGTACAATGTGCTTGTGCTGTTTAGGACTGGTACCATGCTAGTGTGTGATGCCAAGTATTGCATGACTTGCATTGAGACAAAAGGAAGATAACACTTGCTAGCAGATACACTAAAAGCATGCCACATATGCTAGGAAAATCCTATTGTTATTTTAGGATGCTTTTGATCACCCTATATAATAAGTAGATACATGTTGATTTATACCTCTCGTAATTTACAAGAAGATATGACCTTTCTAAAGGCGAATCTAGCAACTTAAGTCATGTTAAAGACAGATTTTTTTATTGTATGGTACATTTGGCTACTTTACGTTGGCAAGAAGATTTGTTTTAAACATTCATAATTTAAGAATTTGATTTTTCAGAACAAATTTGGCATCTGCATCTTCATATTAATGATACAATAGTACTACTAACAATCCTAAGTATATGCCAATTATGTAAAGAGTTTTAACTCAAACTACTATATACTTGCATTATATCGGACTCAAAGCATAAATTTTTTGGTAAAGTTGAGAGTTTATGAAAACCAAATGGATCCAAATAAGATATTTTACTCTGGTTAGGTTCTCTGTGTGGTTTGGCCACATGTCGACCTATATCAATGTAGCGTATTATGATGATTGTATAACATGCTAGTCAATAAAGAATGATGCATACCAAACTTTGTCAGGTATTGTTGCCACACTAAACCATTGGATACAGACTGGTATTGTAGTTCTTGCTATATGGTTGTGATGTGTGCTGGTCTATAACCTATTGTAAGACTATATTATGCTATAGCCTCATCAGGTGAATACATTGTCTTGTTCTTTAATTCTAATAGTTTTTATAactaaatggtatcaaagcacaTGATTGTCATTTTAATCCTTTGTAATGGGTTAGAAGGTTGACGTTGAGAGGTTGGATCATCTCATTGTCATTTTCTACTCTCATTTTTGTTGTTGTTACCTAGGTGCCTAGGCATTTCCTTATCAAAGCCACCTCGCCTATGCTATGTGAATAGAATGATTTTGTAGATTAAAGGATATAAGGAAGTTCTCTAGATCTACCTTAAGCTTTAGAGCATAGTTCACTATACCGATCCGAATTGGGCGGTTTGGAGCGTACCGAGCCAAATTGACGGGGAATCAGGATGGTTCCCCCTGTTGGTTTGGTATAGAGGTCGAACCCTCCACCGATCTTTTGGTTCAATTAAAAACAACTCAATTAACTTGGCTCAATTAATCCCCCCTACCTCCCTCCTCCTCAGAGCTCGGTTCCCTTGTCTCAAGATTTTGAGAGACCCCCATCCTGCTGCTCGCGATCGTAGCACCCCCTCCTGATGATCGTTTGGAGCACTCAAGAGTCGCAATGCTGCCCGCCGGTGTCACCGATGAAaaccccctctccctccctccctccctccctcttcctctctccttttcttcctctccccctccctttccctcttcccctccctcTTCGACTATCCATATATTGGTGTGCCTTATAACACCCTGGTACGGACTTGTACCGTATCAGACTTGTTGCCGACCAGTACGTCCCTCGATACTGGTTCGGCGAACCTTGCGTTAGAGGATAGGTTTGTTATTAAGCAAATGATTTTTTGGGTTATTATATTATAGAAAAGTTCGATCAAATTTTAGCCAACAGTACAGATTTTTTTGTAGGCTAAAAGGAATAGCAAATAAGGTTTTAAATACGGGTGCCGAATCCCGTATCATTTTTCCAATCAGAATAGTGAAGTACGAGTATGGTACCGGTACTAATAGTACCTACTGAAACTAACATAttccaaaaaaagagaaaattcaTCAATACCGACCAGTATAGCTGGTATGGCACTGCAGGTATGTAACGATATGGACTGGTATAGACTGGGAGGGCTATTATATACTGGTACACTTGTTTTGTCATCCCGCACCTGTACTAGTGCTAGTTCTGTTCCAGAATATAAATTGTGCCACATGATGATGCTTGAATTTTTCAGGTGTACACCCTTTTGTTAGTGGACTTAATTTTTATGTCAAGAGGAATGCCTTAGAGGCTGTATGCTTAAGTCTGCAAACCAATGTACAAATGCCCCTTGAGAGGAGGAATTAATATAACAAGTTGTGAAAGGAAAAGGAGAAAGGTGatggagaaaagaagagagtgCATTTTCGGTTTTGCCTTCTCTGTAAACACTCTTTATATTCTTATTCATTTATGGCATCCAAGGCAGTCAAAGGATCAAATGTGCTCCTAGTATAGCCATTCACTTATAATATTTTAACTTGCTAGGCCCAACCAATTGGTTGAAAGCATGTCTCATTATGCCTGAACACTGCCCAAGTACATGACCAATTGTCTAGAACTAATCTGAATATCCTGAACTTAAAAATGATATTTATAAATTAGATGACTCGAGGTTTAtctgttttttgttttcttattttgagTAATTCTGGTGATTGATTTTTGGCtaaaattgggttttaatttggAGTGCAGTGTGCTGTTCATTCTCAAGATGAAGTTCGGGCGAAAGCAATTAGACTGGTATGCACTCTTAGAGTTAGAATCAATTTTTTTCCCTTATAATTTTTCTGCTTCTGCTCTGGTCTTGTAGCAGCTTTGCCTTCGAAGTGCTCTATTTGGTGTTGCATCCATAATAACTATAGCCAACAAGCTCTATTCCCAATTCAGTTCTTTTGGTCATGATGTTCATAGCTTAATACGCTCGTTGCAATTTGTCCTTCCTGTGTTTTTTCCTGCTTTAACTCATAGACTATTTTTTTCAGGTGTCAAACAAACTCTATCCCCTCCGCTATGCATCAGACATTATCGAGCAGTTTGCAACAAGGATGCTGTTTTCTGTTGTTAATCAG is a genomic window of Phoenix dactylifera cultivar Barhee BC4 chromosome 4, palm_55x_up_171113_PBpolish2nd_filt_p, whole genome shotgun sequence containing:
- the LOC103713953 gene encoding uncharacterized protein LOC103713953 isoform X1; protein product: MELEEGGRRPAAGDGFAASAEAAQAVAQPERPDGVSRDPSRALDLLKELGSKLTEESVLLMPNLLSCLKHDNPIVVKQSIASGTSLFGAVLEEMALQLHDFGKVEAWLEEIWSWMVRFKDAVHGIALGPGSIAKKVLAVKFLEICVLYFTPDANDNGVHCAEGKEWSFNVSQLAQGHSTVNPASLESEANRIVSLLLDILQSANTLRGSFVIAVINCLAATAKSRPVHYNLILSALLGFDPDFETLKEGHAASIRYSLRTAFLGFLRSNHPSIIESRDKLVRALRAINPGEATDQIIRQVEKMSRSTERISRDSRASKDDPPSGQISVCDDLMRKRPASQPSANPAISDEMAAKRTRLNTATIPTPPAQTACDLQIDDDGAVNDLSSNASLMDNDLTPVEKMIAMIGALLAEGERGVESLELLISTMQADLLADIVIETMKHLPTNPLDLSDRHSNLQTNPQRPSSSFSSQIVSTTSATIFVPSSAASSQLASTAVASSGISTPTSDASSLPNLLPDFKRDPRRLQDPRRLDPRRAVASVSSHSEPLNLDNIDMQPGLHHSLSKHLHASDVIKVETPPVSLISKSETELYESSTDPVIDHLASKEKLDVLDDPMEPEPSLNVSAPSNSELSPVHAFDPELAASTSSDITANEDVDGNMPECDQYSSPLSAMSVIEDNSHDLPALPLHIELMDEQKRTQQKLAVTRIIEDYKQIRATGSGQACLPLLARLVLQANADDDIIKLLQKHIISDYHLQKGHELAMHVLYHLHTVIISDLDESSSSATSSYEKFLLAVAKALLDSLPASDKSFSKLLAEAPFLPNSTLKLLEDLCHSHGYSHLGKDTCDADRVTQGLGAVWSLILGRPPSRQACLDIALKCAVHSQDEVRAKAIRLVSNKLYPLRYASDIIEQFATRMLFSVVNQQVSEGEFKPACSSEQRSETCSQETSISGSQNSEVGGSESEFIKGIQTSLSREPAMSFSQAQQQTSLFFALCTKKPCLLKLVFDIYGGVPKAVKQSIHRHVAVLVRTLGSSYPELLHMISDPPEGSENLIMLVLQTMTEEATPSAELIAAVKHLYETKLKDVAILIPMLSSLSKDEVLPIFPRLVDLPLEKFQTALARILQGSAHTGPALTPAEVLIAIHDIDPEKDGVALKKITDACTACFEQRTVFTQHVLAKSLSHLVEQVPIPLLFMRTVIQAIDAFPTLVDFVMGILSKLVSKQIWKMPKLWVGFLKCASQTQPHSFHVLLQLPPPQLESALNKYANLRGPLTAYANQPNIRNSLSRQTLKLLGLVNEQQQAPRSFTPTALRTSDTSSSVHGATLI
- the LOC103713953 gene encoding uncharacterized protein LOC103713953 isoform X2 → MELEEGGRRPAAGDGFAASAEAAQAVAQPERPDGVSRDPSRALDLLKELGSKLTEESVLLMPNLLSCLKHDNPIVVKQSIASGTSLFGAVLEEMALQLHDFGKVEAWLEEIWSWMVRFKDAVHGIALGPGSIAKKVLAVKFLEICVLYFTPDANDNGVHCAEGKEWSFNVSQLAQGHSTVNPASLESEANRIVSLLLDILQSANTLRGSFVIAVINCLAATAKSRPVHYNLILSALLGFDPDFETLKEGHAASIRYSLRTAFLGFLRSNHPSIIESRDKLVRALRAINPGEATDQIIRQVEKMSRSTERISRDSRASKDDPPSGQISVCDDLMRKRPASQPSANPAISDEMAAKRTRLNTATIPTPPAQTACDLQIDDDGAVNDLSSNASLMDNDLTPVEKMIAMIGALLAEGERGVESLELLISTMQADLLADIVIETMKHLPTNPLDLSDRHSNLQTNPQRPSSSFSSQIVSTTSATIFVPSSAASSQLASTAVASSGISTPTSDASSLPNLLPDFKRDPRRDPRRLDPRRAVASVSSHSEPLNLDNIDMQPGLHHSLSKHLHASDVIKVETPPVSLISKSETELYESSTDPVIDHLASKEKLDVLDDPMEPEPSLNVSAPSNSELSPVHAFDPELAASTSSDITANEDVDGNMPECDQYSSPLSAMSVIEDNSHDLPALPLHIELMDEQKRTQQKLAVTRIIEDYKQIRATGSGQACLPLLARLVLQANADDDIIKLLQKHIISDYHLQKGHELAMHVLYHLHTVIISDLDESSSSATSSYEKFLLAVAKALLDSLPASDKSFSKLLAEAPFLPNSTLKLLEDLCHSHGYSHLGKDTCDADRVTQGLGAVWSLILGRPPSRQACLDIALKCAVHSQDEVRAKAIRLVSNKLYPLRYASDIIEQFATRMLFSVVNQQVSEGEFKPACSSEQRSETCSQETSISGSQNSEVGGSESEFIKGIQTSLSREPAMSFSQAQQQTSLFFALCTKKPCLLKLVFDIYGGVPKAVKQSIHRHVAVLVRTLGSSYPELLHMISDPPEGSENLIMLVLQTMTEEATPSAELIAAVKHLYETKLKDVAILIPMLSSLSKDEVLPIFPRLVDLPLEKFQTALARILQGSAHTGPALTPAEVLIAIHDIDPEKDGVALKKITDACTACFEQRTVFTQHVLAKSLSHLVEQVPIPLLFMRTVIQAIDAFPTLVDFVMGILSKLVSKQIWKMPKLWVGFLKCASQTQPHSFHVLLQLPPPQLESALNKYANLRGPLTAYANQPNIRNSLSRQTLKLLGLVNEQQQAPRSFTPTALRTSDTSSSVHGATLI
- the LOC103713953 gene encoding uncharacterized protein LOC103713953 isoform X3; translated protein: MELEEGGRRPAAGDGFAASAEAAQAVAQPERPDGVSRDPSRALDLLKELGSKLTEESVLLMPNLLSCLKHDNPIVVKQSIASGTSLFGAVLEEMALQLHDFGKVEAWLEEIWSWMVRFKDAVHGIALGPGSIAKKVLAVKFLEICVLYFTPDANDNGVHCAEEWSFNVSQLAQGHSTVNPASLESEANRIVSLLLDILQSANTLRGSFVIAVINCLAATAKSRPVHYNLILSALLGFDPDFETLKEGHAASIRYSLRTAFLGFLRSNHPSIIESRDKLVRALRAINPGEATDQIIRQVEKMSRSTERISRDSRASKDDPPSGQISVCDDLMRKRPASQPSANPAISDEMAAKRTRLNTATIPTPPAQTACDLQIDDDGAVNDLSSNASLMDNDLTPVEKMIAMIGALLAEGERGVESLELLISTMQADLLADIVIETMKHLPTNPLDLSDRHSNLQTNPQRPSSSFSSQIVSTTSATIFVPSSAASSQLASTAVASSGISTPTSDASSLPNLLPDFKRDPRRLQDPRRLDPRRAVASVSSHSEPLNLDNIDMQPGLHHSLSKHLHASDVIKVETPPVSLISKSETELYESSTDPVIDHLASKEKLDVLDDPMEPEPSLNVSAPSNSELSPVHAFDPELAASTSSDITANEDVDGNMPECDQYSSPLSAMSVIEDNSHDLPALPLHIELMDEQKRTQQKLAVTRIIEDYKQIRATGSGQACLPLLARLVLQANADDDIIKLLQKHIISDYHLQKGHELAMHVLYHLHTVIISDLDESSSSATSSYEKFLLAVAKALLDSLPASDKSFSKLLAEAPFLPNSTLKLLEDLCHSHGYSHLGKDTCDADRVTQGLGAVWSLILGRPPSRQACLDIALKCAVHSQDEVRAKAIRLVSNKLYPLRYASDIIEQFATRMLFSVVNQQVSEGEFKPACSSEQRSETCSQETSISGSQNSEVGGSESEFIKGIQTSLSREPAMSFSQAQQQTSLFFALCTKKPCLLKLVFDIYGGVPKAVKQSIHRHVAVLVRTLGSSYPELLHMISDPPEGSENLIMLVLQTMTEEATPSAELIAAVKHLYETKLKDVAILIPMLSSLSKDEVLPIFPRLVDLPLEKFQTALARILQGSAHTGPALTPAEVLIAIHDIDPEKDGVALKKITDACTACFEQRTVFTQHVLAKSLSHLVEQVPIPLLFMRTVIQAIDAFPTLVDFVMGILSKLVSKQIWKMPKLWVGFLKCASQTQPHSFHVLLQLPPPQLESALNKYANLRGPLTAYANQPNIRNSLSRQTLKLLGLVNEQQQAPRSFTPTALRTSDTSSSVHGATLI